From a single Aythya fuligula isolate bAytFul2 chromosome 16, bAytFul2.pri, whole genome shotgun sequence genomic region:
- the SAMD10 gene encoding LOW QUALITY PROTEIN: sterile alpha motif domain-containing protein 10 (The sequence of the model RefSeq protein was modified relative to this genomic sequence to represent the inferred CDS: deleted 1 base in 1 codon) — MRGGRDGAALVTAGCRARARSPPPASMQQGRPSLCCVSAVRSSRGAPEPAAAAAAHFSFCRSLLEHTVSAENLSYRLQRSPGTSLTWHDGRSQRSEGARAVKLLRQPGTEGAQGRGCDHYGIYHTSPTLGSLTKPVVLWTQQDVCRWLKKHCPHNYLVYVEAFSHHAITGRALLRLNGEKLQRMGIAHEAQRQEVLQQVLQLQVREEVRNLQLLSQDCTSTVNRAPLGWTVHRRYET, encoded by the exons atgaggggaggaagggatggAGCTGCGCTCGTGACAGCCGGGTGCCGAGCGCGGGCGCGCAGCCCT CCCCCTGCCAGCATGCAGCAGGGCCGCCCGTCCCTCTGCTGCGTCTCCGCTGTCCGCAGCTCGCGGGGTGCCCCTGAGCCAG ccgccgccgccgccgctcacTTCAGCTTCTGCCGCAGCCTCCTGGAGCACACGGTGTCGGCCGAAAACCTCAGCTACCGCCTGCAGCGCAGCCCCGGCACCAGCCTCACCTGGCACGACGGCCGCAGCCAGCGCTCGGAGGGCGCCCGCGCCGTCAAGCTCCTGCGCCAGCCGGGCACCGAGGGCGCGCAG GGCCGTGGCTGCGATCATTATGGGATCTACCACACCAGCCCCACGCTGGGCAGCCTTACCAAGCCTGTGGTGCTCTGGACACAGCAGGATGTGTGCCGATGGCTGAAGAAGCACTGCCCGCACAACTACCTGGTCTACGTCGAGGCTTTCTCGCACCACGCCATCACAG GTCGGGCGCTGCTGCGGCTCAACGGGGAGAAGCTGCAGCGCATGGGCATCGCGCACGAGGCGCAGCGCCAGGAGGTCCTGCAGCAggtcctgcagctccaggtgcGCGAGGAGGTCCGaaacctgcagctgctcagccaAG ATTGTACCAGCACTGTGAACCGAGCACCTCTGGGATGGACTGTGCACCGCAGATACGAGACCTGA